A stretch of DNA from Juglans microcarpa x Juglans regia isolate MS1-56 chromosome 5D, Jm3101_v1.0, whole genome shotgun sequence:
TACACCAGAATTCGAAAACCTTTCGCCAAACCTCAAAACTTCATCGATTTCTTAGAGTTTCATGCATGTGATTGTGGCACTAAGGAACAATTCATTGGGCAGAAGGTTACCTCTAGATCCAGAAACTCTCTCTTTATAAACCGCTATTTCATTGGATTTAGGGCATAttattcttctctttcttcaagAAGTTCTGTCATTAGTTCTCATTCAAGCACTAGAAGTAGAGGGCAACGAGGGGGAAAATGTGACATTGATGATAGTGATGTTGGGCGTCGCAGATTTAGGCAATTTGGTTCCGGGGCTTCTTGGAATCAGCAAGACTGTAACTTTAATGATTTTGATGAGGGTGAAGAGCTTGAGGACGATgaggacgaagaagaagaaggagaggatggtaatgatgaagatgattttATGGTCTTGAATTCGTTTAATAGGAACCGTGAACAAAGAGAAGTCGTAAGAAGAGATGAGGCGGACGAGGATGAACTTAGACACCCTTTGGTGAGAGAGATTTGTAGGTTAATTCAACTTAGGTCGGCTTGGAACCCAAAGCTTGAGGGGGAATTGAGGCACTTACTTAGAGGCCTTAAGCCTAGGCAAGTTTGTGCTGTTTTGCGCTCCCAGGCGGATGAACGGGTTGCTTTGAATTTCTTCTATTGGGCTGATCGGCAGTGGCGGTACAGACATGACCCGATTGTGTACTATACGATGCTTGAGGTCCTTAGTAAGACAAAATTGTGTCAGGGTGCTAGACGTGTTCTTCGGCTCATGGCACGTAGGAGTATTGAACGCCTGCCTGAAGCTTTTGGTTATTTGATGGTGTCGTATAGTCGGGCAGGTAACTTGAGGAACGCAATGCGGGTGTTAACATTGATGCAAAAAGCAGGAGTTGAACCTAATTTATCAATATGTAACACTGCAATCTATGTTTTGGTGAAGGGGAATAAACTGGAAAAGGCATTGAGGTTCTTGGCTAGGATGCAACTTGTTGAAATTACACCTAATGTTGTCACTTATAACTGCTTGATCAAGGGGTATTGTGATGTGCATCGCATTGATGATGCCATTGAGCTGATCGCTGAAATGCCACTAAAGGGATGCTACCCAGATAAAGTTAGCTACTACACAGTGATGAGTTTTCTTAGTAAGGAGAAAAGGATAAAAGAAGTGAGGAAATTAATGGATAAGATGGTAAAGGACAGTAAATTGATTCCAGACCAGGTTACCTACAATACCCTTATTCATATGTTCTCCAAGCATGGTCATGGGAATGAGGCTTTGGAATTCTTAAGGGAAGCAGAAGAGAGGGGCTTTTGTGTTGATAAAGTAGGGTATAGCGCAATAGTTGACTCATTCTGTAAGGCTGGGAGGACTgacattgcaaaagaattaGTAAATGAAATGTTCAAGAAGGGTTGCACTCCTGATGTTGTGACTTACACTGCTGTTCTTAACGGGTATTGTCTCTTAGGAAAGGTGGATCAAGCTAAAAAGATGCTTCGGCAGATGTACAAAAATGGTTGCAAACCGAACACTGTATCATATACAGCCTTGTTACATGGGCTTTGTCGGCATGGAAAGTCATCAGAAGCTAAGGAGATGATGAACATGAGTGAGGAAGAGTGGTGGACCCCAAGTTTCATCACTTACAGTGTTGTGATGCACGGGTTCCGTAGGGAAGGGAAATTGTCTGAGGCCTGTGATTTGGCAAGGGAGATGATTAGAAAGGGGTTTCTTCCAACCCCAGTTGATATTAACTTGCTAATTCAGCCTCTCTGCCGAGAGGGAAAAATGCTCGAGGCTAAAAAGTTCATGGAGGAGTGTCTGAACAAGGGATGTGCTGTTAATGTGGTAAACTTTACCACTTTAATTCATGGGTTTTGTCAGAAGAATGATTTGGATGCTGCTCTTTCATTGCTTGATGATATGTATCTGAGCAACAAACATCCTGATGCAGTCACGTTTACTACATTAATTGATGCATTGGGAAAGAAAGGTAGAATGGAAGAAGCAACCGAACTCACAATGAAGATGTTGAAGAAGGGTTTGGATCCTACTCCTGTTACATACAGGGCAGTTATCCATCGCTATTGTCAGATGGGTAGAGTGGAAGATTTGTTGAAATTATTAGAGAAAATGCTTTTAAGACACTCATTTAGAACAGTATATAATCAAGTTATTGAAAAGCTTTGTAGTTTTGGAAATCTTGAGGAGGCTGATAAACTCTTGGGTAAGGTATTGAGAACAGCTTCAAAAATTGATGCTAAAACATGTCACATACTTATGGAGGCGTATTTGAACAAAGGAATTTCTTTGTCGGCATATAAAGTGGCCTTTCGTATGTTCAGCCGGAATCTGATTCCTGACTTGAAGCTGTGTGAAAAGGTGACAAAAAGACTGATGTTAGAAGGAAAAACAGAGGAGGCAGATAAGCTTATGATGCGTTTTGTTGAGCGTGGGCACATTGTATCCGAGTGTCGAGAGCATCTGGGAAGCTAGTGGTACTATAGATCTGACCTTTTAATCATAATTACTTGTTGCTATCATCGAGTGCTTTATCATGGTAAGCCTCTTCTTCCATCATCACGTGATTAATTTAATCACGTCACTCAATCAGCTATATCATGCCAAGTCCCTGATTTGGTCTCTTTTCtcataacatgaaattttagaaTTGTGTGGTCAGTTGTTACTCTCAAGAGGTTCAGACAACTAAAACTTGTACTAGTTCACCAGTCACCAGTCTgaatgttaatatttaaattttgatttttgagatAAATCTATTGGATTAATTTAGGTTCTCTTAGATTCTTTTTACACTTTCAATTATACATAAATGGTCCTCATGTCTACTcgtattattcttatatttgaTGACTAATGGATGTATTGATCTGTCATGATTGGTCTCTTTTTGTTGTCCTTGAAAATTAACTGTACATCTTCCTCTTGATAATGTGACTACAGACGTGTGTTCTTATTTCCTCTTACTAAATTGCCCGCATATGTGTCTATGAGtgtttatttgttttctgtttGGCCATGgcagaaaaatgatatttttttataaagtaaatttggcaggaaaattatatttaaactgGTTAGTGaagatttttaagaatattgattttgtcCCATACTCTTAATTTTGGCTGTCAATTCAACGAAATGTTTAAAAGCCTTATATGATTGCACAGAATCCAGTATTATTGACATGAATTATAGGTCCATCAATTGATTATAGTACCCTATGTACTATACAATAAGAACTGAGTTAAACATCTTATAGAGCACATAGAATACATAGATAATGacactaaaaacaaaattacCTCTGCTGCTGTTGTGGTTCATGCCCTTGGTTAATTTGCATAAAAGGTTTATTGTGGCATTTTTTGTTCTCTTCGATAGGCTAAGCTGATAAGGCCAGTTACAACTTACGGCAATACTAACGAGTAGCAGTcattgttctttttattttttatttttttagttaagcGAAACTTGATTAGGAGTATGTGAAGTTAAAAATGGGGAAATTAAGAGGAGCCTAACATGCAATGCTTTTGGAGAAAGGGAGATGGTGGTAGTCTACTTTCAGTAGGTAAtgaccatatatttttttcattgttggTGAGTGGGTTATAAAAAAACAGTGGGTAATAACTCTTCAGGTCTGGCAAATCGACCACTCTAGGAGTTCGTAAAGCATCATAACTCGTCTTAATTTCATAATGATTCCTGGCTTATCAACAAAAAATCTTTGTTCATGTTTgcttaaaacattttaactttgaTTTTGCCCTCTTTACATTTGCTATGATTTTCCCCTTAAAGCATGTTGGCTTGTATCCTACTAATTATTAACCTTCTCACATATGGTACTCGATCATGTCTTTTGTTTCAGTATGTTGATGTGTCCTGCCCAGTACAATAAACAGTTTCTGGCTACTACTTTGACATGGACTCTGGTATGTTTGAGTGCCATGTTTAAAACTGTGTATTTTGCCATTTCGATATCTAATCAACTTTTTCTCATAGCTTTAAGGATTGTTCTCCATCTGTGTTTACACTTACAAGGAATTATTGAATTTCCTCGAGTAGGGTTTTAGTATCTTCaagtactatatttttatttccaacCATATTGAGAAGCTACAATGAGAttcttatggagtgggatgAGAGAGGAGTTCAAATATCATCTGGTGAACTGGTCAATTGTTTGCTACATGGTTGTGGCAGTATGCAGTCTATACGAGAtgggtttgtggaaaaatattagaaaatgatGAGAGATTTTCCTAAGACATGCACTaattgataatattaaaaaattatattttaataatattttaactttataatattttaattcaacattttctctctcattttccaaaactccataaaatatcttaactcaagcCATTTCAGTACTATTCGTAAACTATTTCAATAGCagtattattcacatattttcatcttatctcaacatctaaatttGGCATTGGGCTTCTCTTGTGGCTCCCTTCAATGGAATGTGGATTGGAGTCCCTCTAAGAAAGGTAGATTCACAGTTAGATTGTTCTACCAAGTTCTAACTAGCCAAGGCATGACCTCTTTTCCATGGAGGAATATATGGAAGACGAAAGTCACAGTTAGATTGTTCTACCAAGTTCTAACTAGCCAAGGCATGACCTCTTTTCCATGGAGGAATATATGGAAGACGAAAGTTCATCTGAaagcaggtttttttttttttgtacagtcCCCTTAGATAAAATTCTTACTACAGAAAATATGACGAAATGTTGTGTAATCGTGTTGGACTgttgttgcatgtgtaagaagaatggaaAATTAGCAAATCATTTGTTTtaacattgtgaggtggctaggatcatgtgggatgattttttttttttttttctcacggGAATTGGATTATCATAGGCCATGCCTTAGGTTGGTGGGATTTCTATCAAGCTAGAGAGGCCTCCAAGGCAATTCACAAGTGGCAGCAATctagaaatgatagaagtttcgAACGCAAGAGGACAATGAATGAGCTTaaagttctttttttccttgttcttatgggcggaggtcattgattttaatggactaaatgctaaatgtccatgattttctactttcacttgtaaaccctagttaggtaatttttatgtatacatcttgtgtacttggactattcctatgaataaaaattcttgattacctatcaaatatttttttttttgtttccattcTTTTTCCCATCCAATTGAAGTCCATCACAAACATCTTATGAAGGGGAGGAGGCTAGGATCTGAAAACATTGGATTATGCGTGGGAAAGCTGCAGCTTCATCTTATCAAGTATGACTCATCACATGGCCCATCAACCCAAGGCTCCAACATAGGGGAAAGGCTCTTTGCTTAATCTATGAATGTGTATCATGTCAATAATTTTCACTGTATTGAAAGCCCGGCTCTTTCTTTGCAAACATTAGAAATGCGATCTGCTCGTAATTTTGTTCATAGATAAGCAAGAGAAAATGTAACGAAGTTTGCCCTTTGCGCCAATTTCAGTTGCTACTGATCGAGGATGTTGCAAACAACTGATCAATTGCAACATCATCCTCCATT
This window harbors:
- the LOC121266244 gene encoding pentatricopeptide repeat-containing protein At1g62914, mitochondrial codes for the protein MLYNFNSYTRIRKPFAKPQNFIDFLEFHACDCGTKEQFIGQKVTSRSRNSLFINRYFIGFRAYYSSLSSRSSVISSHSSTRSRGQRGGKCDIDDSDVGRRRFRQFGSGASWNQQDCNFNDFDEGEELEDDEDEEEEGEDGNDEDDFMVLNSFNRNREQREVVRRDEADEDELRHPLVREICRLIQLRSAWNPKLEGELRHLLRGLKPRQVCAVLRSQADERVALNFFYWADRQWRYRHDPIVYYTMLEVLSKTKLCQGARRVLRLMARRSIERLPEAFGYLMVSYSRAGNLRNAMRVLTLMQKAGVEPNLSICNTAIYVLVKGNKLEKALRFLARMQLVEITPNVVTYNCLIKGYCDVHRIDDAIELIAEMPLKGCYPDKVSYYTVMSFLSKEKRIKEVRKLMDKMVKDSKLIPDQVTYNTLIHMFSKHGHGNEALEFLREAEERGFCVDKVGYSAIVDSFCKAGRTDIAKELVNEMFKKGCTPDVVTYTAVLNGYCLLGKVDQAKKMLRQMYKNGCKPNTVSYTALLHGLCRHGKSSEAKEMMNMSEEEWWTPSFITYSVVMHGFRREGKLSEACDLAREMIRKGFLPTPVDINLLIQPLCREGKMLEAKKFMEECLNKGCAVNVVNFTTLIHGFCQKNDLDAALSLLDDMYLSNKHPDAVTFTTLIDALGKKGRMEEATELTMKMLKKGLDPTPVTYRAVIHRYCQMGRVEDLLKLLEKMLLRHSFRTVYNQVIEKLCSFGNLEEADKLLGKVLRTASKIDAKTCHILMEAYLNKGISLSAYKVAFRMFSRNLIPDLKLCEKVTKRLMLEGKTEEADKLMMRFVERGHIVSECREHLGS